Proteins encoded within one genomic window of Sphingomonas sp. NBWT7:
- a CDS encoding septal ring lytic transglycosylase RlpA family protein — translation MPSSAERGGSAAALLLLTACGGAPSVPLAPAAAVDSAAVPVQPIAVPAAPIRYDAVGYASWYGEEVAGNDTASGSRFDPGAITAAHRTLPLGSFVEVTSLDSGRTILVLVNDRGPGRIDREIDLSRGAAQALGTSDRAMAPVRVRASAANAADAASLAAGRSANLRLDAPAALLGALRARLPSYTPPIERPDMRRSLGVVPAAIGADTRVVQVAAFSNAARARALADRLRGLVTGEGGVYRVRLGPFVDPVSAERARDAAARRGYGDATIIVEP, via the coding sequence TGAGCGTGGGGGCAGCGCTGCGGCGCTGCTCTTGCTGACGGCTTGTGGCGGCGCGCCGAGCGTGCCGCTCGCACCTGCCGCGGCAGTTGATAGTGCGGCGGTACCGGTCCAGCCGATTGCCGTCCCCGCTGCGCCGATCCGCTACGACGCGGTCGGCTATGCCAGCTGGTACGGCGAGGAGGTCGCCGGCAACGACACCGCATCGGGCAGTCGTTTCGATCCCGGTGCCATCACGGCGGCGCACCGCACTCTGCCGCTCGGCTCGTTCGTCGAGGTGACGTCGCTGGACAGCGGGCGCACGATCCTGGTGCTCGTCAACGATCGTGGCCCTGGCCGGATTGATCGCGAGATCGATCTGTCGCGCGGCGCGGCGCAGGCGCTCGGTACCAGCGATCGGGCGATGGCCCCCGTACGGGTGCGTGCCAGCGCGGCGAACGCGGCCGATGCCGCCTCACTCGCCGCGGGCCGCTCGGCGAATTTACGCCTCGATGCGCCCGCTGCGCTGCTAGGTGCGCTTCGCGCCCGTCTGCCGAGTTACACGCCGCCGATCGAACGCCCCGACATGCGCCGTTCGCTTGGCGTCGTGCCCGCCGCGATCGGCGCCGACACGCGGGTCGTCCAGGTCGCCGCTTTCTCCAACGCCGCCCGCGCGCGGGCATTGGCGGATCGGCTGCGCGGTTTGGTGACGGGAGAGGGCGGCGTGTATCGCGTCCGCCTCGGCCCGTTCGTCGACCCCGTATCCGCCGAACGCGCACGTGACGCGGCGGCGCGGCGCGGCTATGGCGATGCCACGATCATCGTCGAGCCGTGA
- a CDS encoding D-alanyl-D-alanine carboxypeptidase family protein gives MSKLLSYLALPAIALSVAYPSAASAPQFQTVAPVAFMEDLSSGAVLFAKDADRRMPPASMAKMMTVFVVFDMIKRGELKLDTEFEVRPETWQRWHGPAAGSTMFLSVGEKVSVANLLYGIVVLSGNDACVVLAEGISGTEEAFVQRMNEVAKRIGLDNSHYGTSNGWPDNGVTYVTARDLAKLAATTIQEHPSLYKQFYSRREFTWGKTLGSGSDITQANRDPLLGRVAGADGLKTGHTEEAGYGFTGSAEQNGRRLVMVLAGLTSFNQRISESVRFMDWGFRAWQAKPIVKQGRKVGDAEVQLGGASTVGLVAPRDLKVALPSGAVPTMSAKVVYQGPIKAPIKAGAHVADLVVTSPGLPEQTLPLVAEADVAEAGFFGRAWAGLTGMFG, from the coding sequence ATGTCCAAGCTTCTGTCGTATCTCGCGTTGCCCGCGATCGCGCTGTCGGTCGCCTATCCGTCCGCCGCTTCCGCCCCGCAGTTCCAGACAGTCGCGCCGGTCGCGTTCATGGAAGACCTGTCGTCGGGCGCGGTGCTCTTCGCCAAGGATGCCGACCGTCGCATGCCGCCGGCGTCGATGGCGAAGATGATGACGGTGTTCGTCGTGTTCGACATGATCAAGCGCGGCGAGCTCAAACTCGACACCGAGTTCGAGGTGCGGCCGGAGACCTGGCAGCGCTGGCACGGCCCGGCGGCCGGATCGACGATGTTCCTGTCGGTCGGCGAGAAGGTGTCGGTGGCGAACCTGCTCTACGGCATCGTCGTGCTTTCCGGGAACGACGCCTGCGTCGTGTTGGCGGAAGGGATCTCGGGAACCGAGGAAGCCTTCGTCCAGCGGATGAACGAGGTTGCCAAGCGGATCGGGCTCGACAACAGCCATTACGGCACGTCGAACGGCTGGCCCGACAACGGCGTCACCTATGTGACGGCGCGCGATCTGGCAAAGCTCGCGGCGACGACGATCCAGGAGCATCCGAGCCTCTACAAGCAATTCTATTCGCGGCGTGAATTCACCTGGGGCAAGACGCTCGGTTCGGGCAGCGACATCACGCAGGCGAACCGCGATCCGCTGCTTGGCCGCGTCGCCGGCGCCGACGGGCTCAAGACCGGCCATACCGAGGAGGCGGGCTACGGCTTCACCGGTTCGGCGGAGCAGAACGGTCGCCGTCTCGTCATGGTGCTTGCCGGGCTGACCAGCTTCAACCAGCGCATCTCCGAATCGGTGCGCTTCATGGATTGGGGCTTCCGCGCGTGGCAGGCCAAGCCGATCGTGAAGCAGGGCCGCAAAGTGGGCGATGCCGAGGTTCAATTGGGCGGCGCCTCGACCGTCGGGCTCGTCGCGCCGCGTGACTTGAAGGTTGCGCTGCCGTCGGGCGCAGTGCCGACGATGTCGGCGAAGGTCGTATATCAGGGGCCGATCAAGGCGCCGATCAAGGCCGGCGCACACGTCGCCGATCTCGTCGTCACCTCGCCCGGTCTCCCCGAGCAGACGCTGCCGCTCGTCGCGGAGGCGGATGTCGCGGAGGCGGGCTTCTTCGGCCGCGCCTGGGCCGGCCTGACGGGCATGTTCGGATGA
- the tmk gene encoding dTMP kinase, translating to MTGRFLSLEGGEGAGKSTQVRALAAAIEACGATVVVTREPGGSEGAEAIRGLLMQGEVSRWDARAEALLFAAARADHVEKVIRPALALGHWVISDRYLDSTRAYQGLAGGIDDAAIMALHAFGSGGLLPDRTIVLDLPVQEGARRAALRDQGFTDRFAQRGNDFHRRVAEAFRGFAEREPARVRIVDAARPPEAVTAAILVELADLLP from the coding sequence ATGACGGGTCGCTTCCTCTCGCTCGAAGGGGGCGAGGGGGCGGGCAAATCGACACAGGTGCGCGCACTCGCGGCAGCGATCGAGGCGTGCGGCGCTACCGTGGTCGTCACCCGCGAGCCGGGCGGCAGCGAGGGGGCGGAGGCGATCCGCGGCCTGCTGATGCAGGGCGAGGTCTCACGCTGGGATGCGCGTGCGGAGGCGCTGCTGTTCGCCGCTGCGCGCGCCGACCATGTCGAGAAGGTGATCCGCCCGGCGCTGGCTCTCGGTCACTGGGTGATCAGCGACCGGTATCTCGATTCGACGCGTGCCTATCAGGGGCTCGCAGGCGGGATCGACGACGCGGCGATCATGGCGCTGCACGCATTCGGCAGCGGCGGCCTGCTGCCCGATCGGACGATCGTGCTCGACCTGCCGGTGCAGGAGGGCGCACGGCGCGCGGCGCTGCGCGACCAAGGCTTCACCGATCGGTTCGCGCAGCGCGGCAACGATTTCCACCGCCGTGTCGCTGAGGCATTCCGCGGGTTCGCCGAGCGCGAGCCGGCACGCGTGCGGATCGTCGACGCGGCGCGGCCTCCGGAGGCCGTCACCGCTGCGATTCTCGTTGAACTGGCCGACCTGCTACCATGA
- a CDS encoding AAA family ATPase — protein sequence MSTIRGHAAAQAAFDAAAASGQIHHAWLLTGAQGIGKATFAREAAIGLLARSAGHAANDRTRSLIDAGAHPDYRILERLPKDGKPDGDLARSITIAQVRSLQPLFATTPSLGPRRVVLIDAIDDLERAGANALLKNLEEPPAGTVFLLISHAPGRLLPTIRSRCRLLRFEPLAERDMRAVLGDLLPEASVEEQDALVRAGCGAPGRALRFAGLDLDKIDVALGTIARDGDRANVERVKLMRALSLKAAQPRYEAFLDRVPTFLAEQAPYRAGAALRDALDAYDEARAIAASARSLSLDPGGTVFELAGVVARLAR from the coding sequence ATGAGTACGATCCGTGGTCATGCAGCGGCGCAGGCCGCCTTCGATGCAGCCGCCGCGAGCGGGCAGATCCACCACGCGTGGCTCCTCACCGGTGCGCAGGGCATCGGCAAGGCGACCTTCGCGCGGGAGGCGGCGATCGGCCTGCTCGCCCGAAGCGCAGGCCACGCCGCCAACGATCGCACGCGATCGCTGATCGATGCCGGCGCGCATCCCGATTACCGCATCCTCGAACGCCTGCCGAAGGACGGCAAGCCCGACGGCGATCTCGCGCGCAGCATTACCATTGCGCAGGTCCGCAGCCTCCAGCCGCTGTTCGCGACGACCCCATCGCTCGGCCCCCGCCGCGTCGTGCTGATCGACGCGATCGACGATCTCGAGCGCGCCGGTGCGAACGCTTTGCTCAAGAACCTCGAGGAACCGCCGGCGGGCACTGTGTTCCTGCTGATCAGTCACGCGCCCGGTCGCCTGCTGCCGACGATCCGGTCGCGCTGCCGCCTGCTGCGATTCGAGCCGCTGGCCGAGCGCGACATGCGCGCGGTGCTCGGCGACCTTCTGCCAGAAGCATCCGTGGAGGAGCAGGACGCGTTGGTTCGTGCCGGTTGCGGTGCCCCGGGCCGCGCGCTGCGCTTCGCCGGGCTCGATCTCGACAAGATCGACGTGGCGCTCGGCACGATCGCGCGTGACGGCGACCGCGCGAACGTTGAGCGCGTCAAGCTGATGCGCGCCTTGTCGCTCAAGGCGGCGCAACCGCGCTACGAGGCGTTCCTCGATCGCGTGCCGACGTTCCTTGCCGAGCAGGCGCCGTATCGCGCCGGTGCGGCGCTGCGCGATGCGCTCGACGCCTATGACGAGGCGCGCGCGATCGCCGCGAGCGCGCGCTCGCTGTCGCTCGATCCGGGTGGCACGGTCTTCGAACTGGCAGGGGTGGTCGCGCGGCTCGCGCGATAG
- the metG gene encoding methionine--tRNA ligase, translating to MGEPFYITTAISYPNGKPHIGHAYEAIAADAIARFQRQAGCDVRFQTGTDEHGLKMVQTARDRGVAVADLAAEMSSLFRAMCNDLGISYDRFIRTTDADHYRASQAIWRAMEAAGDLYLDRYEGWYSVRDEAFYDEKELVVGEGGEKLSPQGTPVTWTAEETWFFRLSKYQQPLLDLYRDNPDFIRPESRRNEVMRFVEGGLSDLSVSRTSFDWGVPVPDSPGHVMYVWVDALTNYLTGAGYPDEAAPYWPADLHLIGKDIVRFHAVYWPAFLMSAGIALPKSVFGHGFLLHRGEKMSKSLGNVVDPGDLASAFGVDALRYFLLREVSFGQDGSYSAEAIVTRVNAELANAFGNLAQRTLSFIAKNLAGALPEAGRADDADGALIEEVIVAAAGLKAAFGDLMLSHGIEAWMRGVVACNQYIDVQAPWSLRKTDPDRMHAVLRTLVRAIRILAIAILPVVPNGAGTILDQLAVEEGERDHAAIDDDDWYARRSASGVPLAAPSPAFPRLELPADVA from the coding sequence ATGGGCGAGCCCTTCTATATCACCACCGCGATCAGCTACCCCAATGGCAAGCCGCATATCGGCCACGCCTATGAGGCGATCGCCGCCGACGCCATCGCGCGTTTCCAGCGCCAGGCGGGCTGCGACGTCCGCTTCCAGACCGGGACCGACGAGCACGGGCTGAAGATGGTGCAGACCGCGCGCGACCGCGGTGTCGCCGTCGCCGATCTGGCGGCGGAAATGTCGTCGCTTTTCCGCGCGATGTGCAACGATCTGGGGATTTCCTATGATCGTTTCATCCGTACCACCGATGCCGATCACTATCGCGCGAGCCAGGCGATCTGGCGCGCGATGGAGGCCGCGGGCGATCTCTACCTCGATCGCTACGAGGGCTGGTATTCGGTGCGCGACGAGGCGTTCTACGACGAAAAGGAACTCGTTGTGGGGGAAGGCGGCGAGAAGCTGTCGCCGCAGGGGACGCCCGTCACCTGGACGGCCGAGGAAACGTGGTTCTTCCGACTGTCGAAATATCAGCAGCCGCTGCTCGACCTGTACCGCGACAATCCCGACTTCATCCGTCCTGAATCGCGCCGCAATGAGGTGATGCGCTTCGTCGAGGGCGGGTTGTCCGACCTGTCGGTCTCGCGCACCAGCTTTGACTGGGGGGTGCCGGTGCCGGACAGCCCGGGGCACGTCATGTACGTGTGGGTCGATGCGCTGACCAATTATCTGACGGGCGCCGGCTATCCCGATGAGGCCGCGCCCTATTGGCCTGCCGATCTTCATTTGATCGGCAAGGACATCGTCCGGTTTCACGCGGTCTATTGGCCGGCGTTCCTCATGTCGGCGGGCATTGCGCTTCCCAAGTCGGTGTTCGGCCACGGCTTTCTACTTCATCGCGGCGAAAAGATGTCGAAGAGCCTCGGCAACGTCGTCGATCCGGGCGATCTGGCGAGCGCATTCGGTGTGGATGCGCTACGCTACTTCCTGCTGCGCGAGGTGAGTTTCGGGCAGGACGGCAGCTATTCCGCCGAGGCGATCGTGACGCGCGTCAACGCTGAACTCGCCAATGCGTTCGGCAATCTGGCGCAGCGAACATTGTCGTTCATCGCCAAGAACCTCGCGGGCGCGCTGCCCGAGGCGGGGCGGGCGGATGACGCCGATGGCGCGCTGATCGAGGAAGTCATCGTCGCGGCAGCGGGGCTGAAGGCGGCGTTCGGCGACCTGATGTTGAGCCACGGGATCGAAGCGTGGATGCGCGGTGTCGTCGCGTGCAACCAATATATCGACGTGCAGGCGCCGTGGAGCCTGCGCAAGACGGATCCCGATCGCATGCATGCCGTGTTGCGGACGCTGGTCCGCGCGATCCGCATCCTCGCTATTGCCATCCTGCCCGTTGTGCCGAACGGCGCCGGTACGATCCTCGATCAGCTGGCCGTCGAAGAGGGCGAGCGTGATCACGCGGCGATCGACGATGACGACTGGTACGCGCGCCGTTCCGCCAGCGGCGTGCCGCTCGCGGCACCGTCGCCCGCTTTCCCGCGCCTCGAACTGCCGGCGGACGTCGCCTGA
- a CDS encoding TatD family hydrolase: MLADSHCHLNYKGLVEEQQAVLARARARGVTAMLNIATRESEWDDVLATAEREPDVWATVGIHPHEADQHPHVDTQRLVARAAHPRVVGVGESGLDYYYDHSDRARQQASFRAHIAAAREAGVPIVVHTRDAEEDTAAILRDELGKGAFTGVIHCFTGTGAFADVALDLGFYISLSGIVTFKSARDLQETAKRLPLERLLIETDAPFLAPVPHRGKPGEPAFVADTASFLAMLRGDDLEQLHEVTTRNFHALFSKTAATHG; this comes from the coding sequence ATGCTCGCCGACAGCCACTGCCACCTTAACTACAAGGGACTGGTGGAGGAGCAGCAGGCGGTGCTCGCCCGCGCTCGTGCGCGCGGCGTAACGGCGATGCTCAACATCGCGACGCGCGAGAGCGAGTGGGACGACGTCCTCGCCACCGCGGAGCGCGAACCCGACGTCTGGGCGACGGTGGGTATCCACCCGCACGAGGCCGATCAGCATCCGCACGTCGATACGCAGCGCCTCGTCGCACGCGCCGCGCATCCCCGCGTCGTTGGTGTCGGGGAGAGCGGGCTCGACTATTATTACGACCATTCCGATCGCGCGCGGCAGCAGGCGAGTTTCCGCGCTCATATCGCCGCCGCGCGCGAGGCTGGGGTGCCGATCGTCGTCCACACGCGCGATGCCGAGGAGGATACCGCGGCGATCCTGCGCGACGAGCTGGGGAAGGGGGCGTTCACCGGCGTCATCCACTGTTTCACCGGCACAGGGGCCTTTGCTGATGTCGCGCTCGATCTCGGCTTCTATATTTCGCTGTCGGGCATCGTGACGTTCAAGAGCGCGCGCGATCTGCAGGAGACGGCAAAGCGGCTGCCGCTTGAGCGATTGCTGATCGAGACCGACGCGCCGTTCCTCGCGCCCGTGCCGCATCGCGGCAAGCCGGGCGAACCTGCGTTCGTTGCCGATACCGCCAGCTTCCTGGCAATGCTACGCGGTGACGATCTTGAACAATTGCATGAGGTTACCACGCGTAACTTCCATGCGCTGTTCAGCAAAACGGCGGCTACACACGGATGA
- a CDS encoding MBL fold metallo-hydrolase, with protein MKVTMLGSGTSSGVPRIGNDWGSCDPSEPRNRRTRVSILVETADTKILVDTGPDMRAQLLAADVGKIDAVIWTHEHADHVFGIDDLRQVYHLLGHPVPGYARVATRERLEAMFGYVFHGRSGYPPTVALHELPDQLRIGSIDISVVDQPHGSITSAGLRFEHQGVSAGYATDISAMTAAMRTHYAGLDLLIVDALRDRPHPTHPDLGQALRWIEDLKPGRAALTHMDQSMDYATLVARLPQGVEPGYDGLSFEL; from the coding sequence ATGAAGGTGACGATGCTCGGCTCGGGGACGTCGTCGGGCGTACCGCGGATCGGCAACGATTGGGGCTCATGTGATCCCAGCGAACCGCGCAATCGCCGCACTCGCGTATCCATTCTCGTCGAAACGGCGGATACCAAGATCCTCGTCGATACCGGGCCCGACATGCGTGCGCAGCTTCTGGCGGCGGATGTCGGCAAGATCGACGCGGTAATCTGGACGCACGAACACGCTGATCACGTCTTCGGCATCGACGACCTGCGGCAGGTTTATCATCTGCTCGGCCATCCCGTGCCGGGTTATGCGCGGGTGGCGACGCGAGAGCGGCTAGAAGCGATGTTCGGCTATGTCTTCCACGGTCGCAGCGGCTACCCGCCGACGGTCGCGCTGCATGAGCTTCCTGATCAGCTCCGGATCGGATCGATCGACATCAGCGTGGTCGATCAACCGCACGGATCGATTACTTCCGCAGGTTTGAGGTTCGAACATCAGGGTGTCTCGGCAGGCTACGCGACCGATATCTCCGCGATGACCGCGGCGATGCGCACGCACTATGCAGGGCTCGACCTGCTGATCGTCGATGCGCTTCGCGATCGACCGCATCCGACGCATCCCGATCTCGGCCAGGCGCTCCGCTGGATCGAGGACTTGAAGCCCGGTCGTGCAGCGCTGACGCATATGGATCAGTCGATGGATTATGCGACGCTCGTCGCGAGGCTGCCGCAGGGCGTGGAGCCGGGCTATGACGGTTTGTCGTTCGAGCTATGA
- the mazG gene encoding nucleoside triphosphate pyrophosphohydrolase, producing the protein MFDRQTPLNRLREIMVRLRDPVMGCEWDRAQTVQTIAPYTIEEAYEVADACARGDMADLKDELGDLLLQVVFHSRIAEEAGAFDFGDVAAAIGDKMERRHPHIFGEASDGGHHLWEAIKAEERAARSDPSALAGVALGLPALMRAEKLQKRAARVGFDWPDADGPRAKIDEELAEVATASSADAVTEEVGDLLFAVTNWARHLGVDPEAALRAANAKFERRFRTMEDVAGGSIDGCDLAAQEALWLAAKQRERDAG; encoded by the coding sequence ATGTTTGATCGGCAGACCCCCCTGAACCGTCTGCGCGAGATCATGGTGCGACTGCGGGATCCGGTAATGGGTTGCGAATGGGATCGCGCGCAAACCGTGCAGACGATCGCACCCTATACGATCGAGGAAGCATATGAGGTGGCCGACGCCTGCGCGCGCGGCGACATGGCGGATCTGAAGGACGAACTCGGCGACCTGCTGCTCCAAGTCGTGTTCCACAGTCGTATCGCCGAGGAAGCCGGCGCGTTCGATTTCGGCGACGTCGCAGCGGCGATCGGCGACAAGATGGAGCGGCGCCACCCGCACATCTTCGGCGAAGCGTCCGACGGTGGGCATCACCTATGGGAAGCGATCAAGGCGGAGGAACGCGCGGCCCGCAGCGATCCGAGCGCGCTCGCCGGTGTTGCGCTCGGGCTGCCTGCACTGATGCGCGCCGAGAAGCTCCAGAAGCGCGCGGCACGCGTCGGCTTCGACTGGCCGGACGCCGATGGCCCGCGCGCCAAGATCGACGAGGAGTTGGCCGAAGTTGCCACCGCATCCAGCGCTGACGCCGTGACCGAAGAAGTCGGCGATCTGCTGTTCGCGGTGACGAACTGGGCACGCCATCTTGGCGTTGATCCCGAGGCAGCGTTGCGCGCGGCGAATGCCAAGTTCGAGCGACGCTTCCGCACGATGGAGGACGTCGCCGGCGGGTCGATCGACGGCTGCGATCTCGCCGCGCAAGAGGCCCTGTGGCTTGCGGCGAAGCAGCGCGAGCGCGACGCGGGCTAG
- the hflX gene encoding GTPase HflX: MTQGFDRDREEFSRGARAIVVFPDLGGSSRDNEARLEETAGLAAAIGVEVVERQAVRVRAPRAATLIGSGQVEQLATLGRQHEASLFVFDASLSPIQQRNLETALEAKVIDRTGLILEIFGERAATAEGRLQVELAHLDYQAGRLVRSWTHLERQRGGFGFLGGPGETQIEADRRLIRDRMARLRRELEQVTRTRGLHRERRQRAPWPVIALVGYTNAGKSTLFNRVTGADVMAENLLFATLDPTLRQISLPGIDKAILSDTVGFVSELPTQLVAAFKATLEEVVSADLLVHVRDVAHPDTLAQKADVEGVLADLGLPEGTPMIEAWNKVDLLDPAAHDEMVAEATRREDVVALSALSGEGVDTLLRTLADRLTQGHRRYALTLDAANGAAAAWLHQHGEVIDHSVDEAGAHYDVRLSPADHRRFVERHGEQRDIDGA, from the coding sequence TTGACCCAGGGATTCGATCGCGATCGCGAGGAGTTCTCGCGCGGCGCACGCGCCATCGTTGTTTTCCCCGACCTTGGCGGCTCGTCGCGCGACAATGAGGCGCGGCTTGAAGAGACCGCTGGGCTCGCCGCGGCGATTGGCGTCGAGGTTGTCGAGCGGCAGGCGGTGCGCGTGCGTGCACCGCGCGCCGCGACGCTGATCGGCTCGGGGCAGGTCGAGCAACTGGCGACGCTCGGGCGCCAGCACGAGGCATCGCTGTTCGTGTTCGATGCATCGCTCTCGCCGATCCAGCAGCGCAATCTGGAGACCGCCCTGGAAGCGAAGGTGATCGATCGCACCGGGCTGATCCTCGAAATCTTCGGCGAGCGCGCGGCGACCGCTGAGGGACGTTTACAGGTCGAACTCGCTCACCTCGATTATCAGGCCGGCCGCCTCGTGCGCAGCTGGACCCACCTCGAGCGGCAGCGCGGCGGTTTCGGCTTCCTCGGCGGCCCGGGCGAGACACAGATCGAGGCCGATCGCCGCCTGATCCGCGATCGCATGGCGCGACTGCGCCGGGAACTCGAGCAAGTGACGCGGACCCGCGGGCTGCACCGCGAGCGGCGCCAGCGCGCGCCATGGCCGGTGATCGCGCTTGTCGGATACACCAATGCCGGCAAGTCGACGCTGTTCAACCGCGTGACCGGCGCCGATGTGATGGCTGAAAACCTTCTCTTCGCCACGCTCGATCCGACGCTGCGGCAGATCAGCCTGCCGGGCATCGACAAGGCGATCCTGTCCGACACCGTCGGCTTCGTCTCCGAACTGCCGACGCAGCTCGTCGCCGCGTTCAAGGCGACGCTCGAAGAGGTCGTTTCGGCGGATCTGCTGGTCCACGTCCGCGATGTCGCGCACCCCGACACGTTGGCGCAAAAGGCCGACGTCGAAGGCGTTCTCGCCGATCTCGGCCTTCCCGAAGGAACGCCGATGATCGAGGCGTGGAACAAGGTCGATCTACTCGATCCTGCGGCGCATGACGAAATGGTTGCCGAGGCGACCCGCCGCGAGGATGTCGTAGCCCTTTCGGCGCTGAGTGGGGAAGGGGTCGACACGCTGCTGCGAACGCTCGCCGATCGACTGACCCAAGGGCATCGGCGCTACGCGCTGACGCTCGATGCCGCTAACGGTGCCGCTGCCGCCTGGCTGCATCAGCATGGCGAGGTGATCGATCATAGCGTGGACGAGGCGGGGGCGCATTATGACGTGCGCCTGTCCCCGGCGGATCATCGCCGCTTCGTCGAGCGCCACGGCGAGCAGCGCGACATCGACGGCGCCTAG
- the hfq gene encoding RNA chaperone Hfq has translation MAEKQSSLQDLFLNALRKSKTPVTLFLVKGVKLQGIVTWFDNFSVLLRRDGQSQLIYKHAISTIMPGAQIDVGAIVDQLGDTGKKQPLLQEIFLNAVRKSDDSVTMFLVNGVMLQGQIAAFDLFCMLLQRDGTSQLVYKHAVSTIQPARPLNLAEETSGSDED, from the coding sequence ATGGCCGAAAAGCAGAGCTCGCTTCAGGATCTGTTCCTCAACGCACTGCGCAAATCGAAGACCCCCGTCACGCTGTTCCTGGTCAAGGGTGTCAAGCTCCAGGGCATCGTCACATGGTTCGACAATTTCTCTGTCCTGCTGCGTCGCGACGGGCAGAGCCAGCTGATCTACAAGCACGCGATCTCGACGATCATGCCGGGCGCGCAGATCGATGTCGGCGCGATCGTTGATCAGCTCGGCGACACGGGAAAGAAGCAGCCGCTGTTGCAGGAGATCTTCCTCAATGCGGTGCGAAAGTCCGATGATTCGGTCACCATGTTCCTCGTCAACGGCGTGATGCTGCAGGGCCAGATCGCCGCGTTCGATCTGTTCTGCATGCTGCTCCAGCGCGACGGCACCTCGCAGCTCGTCTACAAGCATGCCGTGTCGACGATTCAGCCGGCGCGACCGCTCAATCTCGCCGAAGAGACCAGCGGGTCGGACGAAGATTGA
- a CDS encoding sigma-54 dependent transcriptional regulator, with protein MALDILVVDDELDIRELVSGVLEDEGYDTRTAADSDAALAAIAERRPSLVLLDVWLQGSRLDGLELLAEIKRRDPSVAVLVISGHGNLDTAVAAIRQGAADFIEKPFQAERLLLMVERATETERLRREVASLRASSGRDTDLTGSSSAINGVRATLKRVAATGSRVMINGPAGVGKEVAARLLHGWSQRATAPFVIVSAANMTPERVEEELFGVEEGGDLVRPGLLEQAHGGTLFLDEIADMPITTQGRILRVLTDQSFTRVGGTRVVKVDVRVVSATGRDLTHEIAEGRFREDLYYRLNVVPVTIPSLAERREDIPPMVEHFVAHYAADRRVPTPEIAADAMVALQSYDWPGNVRQLRNVVERTIILAPGDRIGRIDIDLLPAEVLGDQQSGGGGNAIMGAPLREARESFEREYLKVQIRRFSGNISRTATFIGMERSALHRKLKLLGITETRDD; from the coding sequence ATGGCGCTAGACATTCTCGTCGTCGACGATGAGCTCGACATCCGTGAACTCGTCTCGGGCGTGCTCGAGGACGAGGGATATGACACGCGTACCGCGGCGGACAGCGACGCCGCGCTCGCCGCGATCGCCGAGCGCCGACCCAGCCTCGTCCTGCTCGACGTGTGGCTGCAAGGGTCGCGGCTCGACGGACTTGAGCTATTGGCTGAGATCAAGCGCCGCGATCCGTCAGTGGCGGTGCTCGTCATCTCGGGGCACGGTAACCTCGACACCGCGGTCGCCGCGATCCGGCAGGGCGCGGCGGATTTCATCGAGAAGCCGTTCCAGGCTGAGCGGCTGCTGCTGATGGTCGAGCGCGCAACCGAGACCGAGCGGCTGCGGCGCGAGGTGGCGAGCCTGCGCGCGTCGAGCGGGCGCGACACCGATCTCACCGGCAGCTCAAGCGCGATCAACGGCGTGCGCGCGACGTTGAAGCGCGTCGCCGCGACGGGCAGCCGCGTGATGATCAACGGTCCGGCGGGCGTCGGCAAGGAAGTCGCAGCACGATTGCTCCACGGTTGGAGCCAGCGCGCGACGGCGCCGTTTGTAATCGTGAGCGCCGCGAACATGACGCCCGAGCGCGTCGAGGAGGAATTGTTCGGGGTGGAGGAGGGCGGGGATCTCGTTCGCCCCGGCCTGCTCGAACAGGCGCACGGCGGCACGCTGTTCCTCGACGAGATAGCCGACATGCCGATCACCACGCAGGGGCGTATCCTGCGCGTGCTGACGGACCAGAGCTTCACTCGCGTCGGCGGCACGCGCGTCGTCAAGGTCGACGTGCGGGTCGTGTCGGCGACGGGGCGCGATCTGACGCACGAGATCGCCGAGGGGCGGTTCCGCGAGGACCTGTACTACCGCCTCAACGTCGTGCCGGTAACGATCCCGTCGCTCGCCGAGCGGCGCGAAGACATCCCGCCGATGGTCGAGCATTTCGTCGCGCACTACGCCGCCGACCGCCGCGTTCCCACGCCGGAAATCGCGGCGGATGCGATGGTGGCGCTGCAATCGTACGACTGGCCAGGCAACGTGCGCCAGCTGCGTAACGTCGTCGAGCGCACGATCATCCTGGCGCCGGGCGATCGCATCGGCCGGATCGACATCGATCTGCTGCCCGCGGAGGTGCTGGGCGATCAGCAGAGCGGGGGGGGCGGCAACGCGATCATGGGCGCCCCACTGCGCGAGGCGCGCGAATCGTTCGAGCGCGAGTATCTGAAGGTCCAGATCCGGCGCTTCTCGGGGAATATTTCGCGCACCGCTACCTTCATCGGGATGGAGCGCTCGGCGCTGCACCGCAAGCTGAAGCTGCTTGGGATCACCGAAACGCGCGACGACTGA